AAATTTAAAACTTTATGTTTTAAACCAATAGATTCTGCAGATTTTGCTGCTGGAATGAATGAATCATAAACACCAAAGTTAGCAGTGACAAGTTCAACATCAAATCCTAATTGATTAAGAATAATCCCCATTAATGAGCTGTCTTTACCACCACTATAAAGAACACAAGCTTTCATTTTACCAAAACAAATAGTCGATTATCTTCTTGTAATGTTAATTTCTCTTTTTTGACCTATAAGATTTTTAAGTAAAACTTTAAGTTGTTCATCAGTTACTTTTCCTCTAAGAGAACCTGCTTGAGCTGATTGAAGTAATTGAATTTCAATTTGTTGAACTAACTCAGGCTTAGTTAATCTAAGATTATCTAATCTTCCACGAGCTTCAGGAGTTAAAATTTGTCTCATAGCTTGTTTTAACTGATCTTGCATTTCTTGTTGCCTTTGTTGAGCCATTTGTTGCTGAGCTAATTGTTGTTGATCCATTTGTTGCGGGTCAGCATTCATAGCAGCTTGTTTTTGTAATTCAGCCATACGTTTTTTACGTAATTCATCAAGTTCACTCATTATAAAATCTCCATCTCCATTAATTTAAATTATTTCCATTGAATCAATCATCAAATATATTCAATGATTAATTCTAATTAAAAAATTTTACTTAATATTTTGAAAGTTCTGGAATATCTTTAATTAATTCAGCAGAAGTATTATCTAAGAAAGATCTACCTTCTGGAGTAATAATTCTTCCAGCATCGACTTTTTCTACATAGCCTGCATCTTCTAATTGATGTAAAGCTACTCTTACAATAGAGCCGCTGCCTTTTCTGAATTTTTCAGGATTAACTCCTCTATCTTTTTTACCACCGTAGAAGGTTCTTAAACTTCTAACACCAACTGGTCCATCAATATAAACTCTTCTTAAGATAGAAGCACATCTTACATACCACCAGTCGATGTTTTCTGGTTTTCTTTCTTTGTGAACACCAGTTTTAACGAGTTTTGTCCATTCAGGGGCAATAATTTTATCATTATTATCTTTAAATTCATCTGCAACAGTATTAATTAATAACTCTGCAGGAACATCAAATACAGTTGTCATATAATTTTCTCCAATTAATATGTTTATAATTTAGCTTTCTTATTCACCTAAGACTGGTGTCTGTAACTCTAAGTGAATAATCTAATTAGATTGTTTTTTATAAATAACAGCAACATTTCCTCTAACGTCAATAAGTTGGGATTTAGTGCCTTCAACAATGTTGCTAATCAAATCATCTTTATTTCTTGCAACGTTTTTAGCAAATCGTAATTTAATAATAGGATTGGATTTTAACTGACGTTTAATCTCTTCAATAACATTGTCATTAACACCAGCTTTTCCAATATTTATTGTCATAGCGGAACGAGCTTCATTCATAATCTCTTTTTTTGAAAGTGTAAGAGTCAATT
Above is a genomic segment from Methanobrevibacter olleyae containing:
- a CDS encoding 30S ribosomal protein S19e → MTTVFDVPAELLINTVADEFKDNNDKIIAPEWTKLVKTGVHKERKPENIDWWYVRCASILRRVYIDGPVGVRSLRTFYGGKKDRGVNPEKFRKGSGSIVRVALHQLEDAGYVEKVDAGRIITPEGRSFLDNTSAELIKDIPELSKY
- a CDS encoding YhbY family RNA-binding protein, coding for MNEARSAMTINIGKAGVNDNVIEEIKRQLKSNPIIKLRFAKNVARNKDDLISNIVEGTKSQLIDVRGNVAVIYKKQSN
- a CDS encoding DNA-binding protein codes for the protein MSELDELRKKRMAELQKQAAMNADPQQMDQQQLAQQQMAQQRQQEMQDQLKQAMRQILTPEARGRLDNLRLTKPELVQQIEIQLLQSAQAGSLRGKVTDEQLKVLLKNLIGQKREINITRR